The following proteins are co-located in the Micromonospora coriariae genome:
- the msrA gene encoding peptide-methionine (S)-S-oxide reductase MsrA, which produces MFLRQSKAQLPTPDQALPGRSIAMPVADRHEVLGTPLKGPYPEGLQVAVFGMGCFWGAERLFWTLPGVFTTSAGYAGGITKNPTYEETCSGRTGHAEVVQVVYDPSKIAYEDLLKVFWENHDPTQGMRQGNDVGTQYRSAIYTTTDEQRTIAESSRDAFQPIVKRAGKGEITTEIAPLGSYYFAEDYHQQYLAPTKNPNGYCNHGPNGLSCPVGVARTAG; this is translated from the coding sequence GTGTTCCTTCGCCAGTCCAAGGCCCAGCTGCCCACCCCCGACCAGGCCCTGCCGGGCCGCTCGATCGCCATGCCGGTCGCCGACCGGCACGAGGTGCTGGGGACCCCGCTGAAGGGCCCGTACCCGGAGGGCCTCCAGGTCGCCGTCTTCGGCATGGGCTGCTTCTGGGGCGCTGAGCGACTGTTCTGGACGCTGCCCGGGGTGTTCACCACCTCCGCCGGCTACGCGGGTGGCATCACCAAGAACCCGACGTACGAGGAGACGTGCTCCGGCCGGACCGGGCACGCCGAGGTCGTCCAGGTGGTCTACGACCCGAGCAAGATCGCGTATGAGGACCTGCTGAAGGTCTTCTGGGAGAACCACGACCCGACCCAGGGCATGCGCCAGGGCAACGACGTGGGCACCCAGTACCGGTCGGCGATCTACACGACCACCGACGAGCAGCGAACCATCGCGGAGTCGTCCCGGGACGCGTTCCAGCCCATCGTGAAGCGGGCCGGCAAGGGTGAGATCACCACGGAGATCGCCCCGCTCGGCAGCTACTACTTCGCCGAGGACTACCACCAGCAGTACCTGGCGCCGACGAAGAACCCGAACGGGTACTGCAACCACGGCCCGAACGGGCTGAGCTGCCCGGTCGGTGTGGCCCGTACCGCTGGCTGA
- the ilvA gene encoding threonine ammonia-lyase, which produces MTELVGLDDVRAARELLAGVTRTTPLEPSRPLSAALGGPTWLKCENVQRAGSYKVRGAYVRISRLSAAERERGVVAASAGNHAQGVALAAGLVGTHATVFMPVNAPLPKVAATKGYGAQVELAGNTVDEALVAAHTYAERTGAVLIHPFDHPDVIAGQGTVALEILEQCPDVRTIITGVGGGGLISGMAVAAKALRPDVRIIGVQAAGAAAFPPSLVAGEPVRLPAFSTIADGIAVGRPGELTFSHVRKLVDEIVTVSEEDISRALLMLLERGKQVVEPAGAVGVAALLAGVVQVEAPVVAVLSGGNIDPLLMLRVIEHGLAAAGRYLRVTVRCSDRPGQLASLLTQIAEHRANVVDVEHQRANPHLSLGEVEVALSVETRGVEHSDTLISALRASGYQVVFAGEA; this is translated from the coding sequence ATGACGGAACTGGTCGGTCTCGACGACGTGCGAGCCGCGCGGGAACTCCTCGCCGGCGTCACCCGGACCACCCCGCTGGAGCCCTCCCGGCCGCTGAGCGCGGCGCTGGGTGGGCCGACGTGGCTGAAGTGCGAGAACGTGCAGCGCGCCGGCTCGTACAAGGTGCGCGGCGCGTACGTGCGGATCTCCCGGCTGTCGGCGGCGGAGCGGGAACGCGGTGTGGTCGCGGCGAGCGCGGGCAACCATGCGCAGGGCGTGGCGCTGGCCGCCGGACTGGTCGGCACACACGCGACGGTCTTCATGCCGGTCAACGCGCCGTTGCCGAAGGTGGCGGCCACCAAGGGGTACGGCGCGCAGGTCGAGTTGGCCGGCAACACGGTCGACGAGGCGCTGGTCGCCGCGCACACGTACGCCGAGCGCACCGGCGCGGTGCTGATCCACCCGTTCGACCACCCGGACGTGATCGCCGGCCAGGGCACGGTGGCGCTGGAGATTCTCGAACAGTGCCCGGACGTGCGGACCATCATCACCGGGGTGGGCGGCGGCGGTCTGATCTCGGGCATGGCGGTGGCCGCCAAGGCGCTGCGACCCGACGTCCGCATCATCGGTGTGCAGGCGGCCGGCGCCGCGGCCTTCCCGCCCTCACTGGTGGCAGGGGAACCGGTCCGGTTGCCCGCCTTCTCGACCATCGCGGACGGCATCGCGGTCGGCCGGCCGGGGGAGCTCACCTTCAGCCACGTCCGCAAGCTGGTCGACGAGATCGTCACGGTCTCCGAGGAGGACATCTCCCGTGCGCTGCTGATGCTGCTGGAGCGGGGCAAACAGGTGGTCGAGCCGGCCGGCGCGGTCGGCGTGGCCGCGCTGCTGGCCGGTGTGGTGCAGGTGGAGGCCCCGGTGGTCGCGGTGCTCTCCGGCGGCAACATCGACCCGCTGCTGATGCTGCGGGTGATCGAGCACGGTCTGGCCGCCGCGGGTCGCTACCTGCGGGTGACTGTGCGCTGCTCGGACCGACCCGGGCAGTTGGCGTCGCTGCTCACCCAGATCGCCGAGCACCGGGCCAACGTGGTGGACGTGGAGCACCAGCGGGCCAACCCGCACCTCAGCCTCGGCGAGGTGGAGGTGGCGCTGTCGGTGGAGACGCGGGGCGTCGAGCACTCGGACACGCTGATCAGCGCGCTGCGAGCCAGCGGATACCAGGTGGTCTTCGCCGGCGAGGCGTGA
- a CDS encoding cystathionine gamma-synthase: MNHGFETLAIHAGQDPEARTGAVIPPIYQTSTYAQDAVGAPRLGYEYSRSGNPTRDALQECLAALEGGPVGLAFASGLAAEDTLLRAVCQPGDHVVIPDDAYGGTYRLFARVAQRWGLEFTPAKVSDAAAVRAAVQPGRTKIVWVETPTNPLLGIADIAALAGVAHDAGALLVVDNTFASPYLQQPIAHGADVVVHSTTKYIGGHSDVVGGALVVADAALGEELRYHQNAMGAVNGPFDAWLTLRGIKTLGVRMDRHCDNAERLAGYLDGHAKVAQVIYPGLPSHPGHEVAVKQMRRFGGMISFRAAGGEDHAVEICNRAKLFVLAESLGGVESLIEHPGRMTHASAAGSPLEVPGDLVRLSVGIETVDDLLADLEQALG, encoded by the coding sequence ATGAACCACGGCTTCGAGACGCTCGCCATTCACGCCGGTCAGGACCCTGAGGCCCGCACCGGCGCGGTGATTCCACCGATCTACCAGACCAGCACGTACGCGCAGGACGCCGTCGGCGCGCCCCGGCTCGGCTACGAGTACAGCCGCTCCGGCAACCCGACCCGCGACGCGCTCCAGGAGTGCCTTGCCGCGCTCGAGGGCGGGCCGGTGGGGCTCGCCTTCGCCAGCGGCCTGGCTGCCGAGGACACCCTGCTGCGGGCCGTCTGCCAGCCGGGCGACCACGTGGTCATCCCGGACGACGCGTACGGCGGCACGTACCGGCTCTTCGCCCGGGTCGCCCAGCGTTGGGGCCTGGAGTTCACGCCGGCCAAGGTGTCCGACGCGGCGGCTGTCCGGGCCGCCGTGCAGCCGGGCCGTACGAAGATCGTCTGGGTGGAGACGCCGACCAACCCACTGCTCGGCATCGCCGACATCGCCGCCCTGGCCGGCGTGGCGCACGACGCGGGCGCGCTGCTGGTGGTCGACAACACCTTCGCCTCGCCGTACCTGCAGCAGCCGATCGCGCACGGCGCGGACGTCGTGGTGCACTCCACCACCAAGTACATCGGCGGGCACTCCGACGTGGTGGGTGGCGCGCTCGTCGTCGCCGACGCCGCGCTCGGGGAGGAACTGCGCTACCACCAGAACGCGATGGGCGCGGTCAACGGGCCGTTCGACGCCTGGCTCACCCTGCGCGGCATCAAGACACTCGGGGTACGGATGGACCGGCACTGCGACAACGCGGAGCGGCTCGCCGGATACCTCGATGGGCACGCCAAGGTGGCCCAGGTGATCTACCCCGGGCTGCCCTCGCACCCTGGTCACGAGGTGGCCGTCAAGCAGATGCGCCGGTTCGGCGGCATGATCTCCTTCCGGGCCGCCGGCGGCGAGGACCACGCGGTGGAGATCTGCAACCGGGCGAAGCTCTTCGTGCTCGCCGAGTCGCTGGGCGGGGTGGAATCCCTGATCGAGCACCCGGGCCGGATGACACACGCAAGTGCTGCCGGCTCGCCGCTTGAAGTTCCCGGCGATCTCGTGCGACTGTCTGTCGGCATCGAGACGGTCGACGACCTGCTCGCCGATCTGGAGCAGGCACTGGGCTGA
- a CDS encoding putative bifunctional diguanylate cyclase/phosphodiesterase: protein MPTRLLVLTAAVTLTALVAAAVGLTLPHRLPADDPLGGPARFGIAVAVFAVAQFARLRFRSAAGMVSITWGEAALIVCLYLAPAGWLPSATLLGAGLAWTVLSLHNDRRPMLEIVRIAASLAAASALAVSVATALGHPLLAAPTPMLALAVIAGSVTYLLVTAWLGGVTLGLRHGLPIGPPLLAALRGKLLMFVGNVAVGLVVVALLELDPRWLLLLPPLLWLLQQTYRFRLRADQERRTWRAFAEATAALNQLDERGVASAAVTGALALFNAELVDVDVARADGRWRRYRGDAGGQLVDREVGPPDRSEPGEDELIRPLSVGAAPVGRLRVRFPRSAPPAARERDAVAAFGDALAAALHDAATHRELRLVTARSSYEAVHDPLTGLANRAAMLGKGDQALRQLAHDHPVALLLLDINQFKEVNDTLGHAAGDQLLRLTANRLSALARPGDLLGRLGGDEFALLLTSVPVLGDRAAPMAHALRQAREIAERLAAPTEVAGVRMSIEVSVGVVVADAGTADLTELLRRADIAMYQAKEGGGSVAAYDSTRDAASTDQLALLAELREALKVDDQLVLALQPAVDLATGAPTGVEALIRWRHPRRGWLGPADFIRPVENSEQLGTFTRYVLDKALGVAAEWAREGLDVPISVNLSARSLLDPRLPAEIADALRRHQVPPRRLVLEITETVVMSELEVIDEVLATLRSMGVQLAVDDFGTGFSSLTFLTRIAVDELKVDRSFVIRMADSPEAAAIVRTTVGLAHELGLRVVAEGVETAEQRLALAELGCTSAQGYHFFKPMPADKISAVLGSLRDSAESNVFRLRADGAS, encoded by the coding sequence ATGCCGACCCGGCTGCTCGTGCTCACCGCTGCCGTGACGCTGACCGCCCTGGTCGCCGCGGCGGTCGGGTTGACCCTCCCACACAGGCTGCCGGCCGACGATCCGCTCGGCGGTCCGGCCCGCTTCGGCATAGCCGTCGCCGTCTTCGCCGTCGCCCAGTTCGCACGGCTGCGGTTCCGCTCGGCCGCCGGCATGGTCAGCATCACCTGGGGCGAGGCGGCGCTGATCGTCTGCCTCTACCTGGCCCCGGCCGGCTGGCTGCCGTCGGCCACGCTGCTCGGCGCCGGGCTGGCCTGGACGGTGCTCTCCCTGCACAACGACCGCCGCCCGATGCTGGAGATCGTCCGGATCGCCGCGTCGCTGGCCGCCGCGTCGGCGCTGGCCGTGTCCGTGGCCACCGCGCTGGGTCACCCGCTGCTCGCCGCGCCCACCCCGATGCTGGCGCTGGCCGTGATCGCGGGCTCGGTGACGTACCTCCTGGTGACCGCCTGGCTCGGTGGGGTGACGCTGGGCCTGCGGCACGGGCTGCCGATCGGGCCGCCGCTGCTCGCCGCGCTGCGCGGCAAGCTGCTGATGTTCGTCGGCAACGTGGCGGTCGGCCTGGTGGTGGTCGCGCTGCTGGAGCTCGACCCGCGCTGGTTGCTGCTGCTCCCACCGCTGCTCTGGTTGCTCCAGCAGACCTACCGTTTCCGGCTGCGCGCCGACCAGGAACGCCGGACGTGGCGGGCCTTCGCCGAGGCCACCGCGGCCCTCAACCAGCTCGACGAGCGGGGCGTGGCGAGCGCGGCGGTGACCGGCGCGCTGGCGCTGTTCAACGCCGAGCTGGTCGATGTGGACGTGGCCCGGGCCGACGGCCGGTGGCGCCGCTACCGGGGCGACGCCGGCGGCCAGTTGGTCGACCGTGAGGTGGGCCCGCCGGACCGGTCGGAACCCGGCGAGGACGAGCTGATCCGTCCGCTGTCAGTGGGTGCCGCGCCGGTCGGTCGGCTGCGGGTCCGGTTCCCCCGGTCCGCCCCGCCCGCCGCCCGGGAACGCGACGCGGTGGCCGCGTTCGGCGACGCGCTCGCCGCCGCGCTGCACGACGCCGCGACCCACCGCGAACTGCGGCTGGTCACCGCCCGGTCGTCGTACGAGGCGGTGCACGACCCGCTCACCGGGCTGGCCAACCGGGCCGCCATGCTCGGCAAGGGCGACCAGGCGCTGCGGCAGCTCGCGCACGACCACCCGGTGGCGTTGCTGCTGCTGGACATCAACCAGTTCAAGGAAGTCAACGACACGCTGGGGCACGCCGCAGGTGACCAACTGCTACGGCTGACCGCGAACCGGCTCAGCGCGCTGGCCCGCCCCGGTGACCTGCTCGGCCGGCTCGGTGGCGACGAGTTCGCTCTGCTGCTCACCTCGGTGCCGGTGCTCGGCGACCGGGCCGCACCGATGGCCCACGCGCTGCGCCAGGCCCGGGAGATCGCCGAACGGCTGGCCGCGCCCACCGAGGTGGCTGGGGTGCGGATGTCGATCGAAGTCTCCGTCGGGGTGGTGGTGGCCGACGCCGGCACCGCCGACCTGACCGAGCTGCTGCGCCGGGCCGACATCGCGATGTACCAGGCGAAGGAGGGTGGCGGCAGTGTCGCCGCGTACGACAGCACCCGGGACGCGGCCAGCACCGACCAACTGGCCCTGCTGGCCGAGCTGCGCGAGGCGCTGAAGGTCGACGACCAGCTGGTGCTGGCGTTGCAGCCGGCGGTCGACCTGGCCACCGGCGCGCCCACCGGTGTGGAGGCGCTGATCCGGTGGCGGCATCCCCGGCGCGGCTGGCTGGGCCCGGCCGACTTCATCCGCCCTGTGGAAAACAGCGAGCAACTCGGCACCTTCACCCGGTACGTGCTGGACAAGGCCCTCGGCGTGGCCGCCGAATGGGCCCGGGAGGGGCTCGACGTCCCGATCTCGGTGAACCTGTCGGCGCGTAGCCTGCTCGATCCCCGGCTGCCGGCGGAGATCGCCGACGCGTTGCGCCGGCACCAGGTGCCGCCGCGCCGGCTGGTCCTGGAGATCACCGAGACGGTGGTGATGAGCGAGCTGGAGGTCATCGACGAGGTGCTGGCCACACTCCGGTCGATGGGTGTGCAGCTCGCGGTGGACGACTTCGGCACCGGCTTCTCCTCGCTGACCTTCCTCACCCGGATCGCGGTTGACGAGTTGAAGGTGGACCGCTCCTTCGTGATCCGGATGGCGGACTCGCCGGAGGCGGCGGCGATCGTCCGGACCACCGTGGGTCTCGCCCACGAGCTGGGGCTGCGGGTGGTGGCCGAGGGGGTGGAAACCGCCGAACAGCGGCTGGCCCTGGCCGAGCTGGGGTGCACCTCCGCGCAGGGCTACCACTTCTTCAAGCCGATGCCGGCCGACAAGATCAGTGCGGTGCTCGGGTCGCTGCGGGACTCGGCGGAGTCGAACGTCTTCCGGCTCCGCGCCGACGGCGCCTCCTGA
- a CDS encoding amidase, translating into MAVQDIMATWVGTTAKQIARGVRRGDVSATQVVADHLEYIARADGELAAFRAVRGGEAITEAEKVDEQEDLANLPLAGVPVAVKENTPVAGLPTWNGSAAVRTDVAEADHEVVRRLRGAGAVILGVTRMPELGLWALTDDNSAVTRNPWDSGRTPGGSSGGAAAAVAAGLVPIAHGNDGLGSIRIPAACCGLVGLKPGRGVVPCQLGADDWFGLTEHGMLTSTVADAAVSFSVLAGRRPEKLVPPQRLRVGVSLRSPVRGVSPDAPNRDAVAAAGRLLAAAGHDTVPADPVYPTSLGLQGIATWFAAAAADVRAAGLDRRDLQRRTRRHVALGEWAQRRGYVREADRAAWRQRSTDFFTDHSVDLLLTPALASAPPEAARWSDRSWRANMAANIRYAPYAAPWNIAGLPAIVVPVGRRPDGLPVAVQLVGPPGSELLLLGVAGQFEMAAPWSRHAPGYPRVGTGSPATA; encoded by the coding sequence ATGGCCGTGCAGGACATCATGGCGACCTGGGTCGGGACGACCGCCAAGCAGATCGCCCGGGGCGTACGCAGGGGAGACGTCTCGGCCACCCAGGTCGTCGCCGACCACCTCGAGTACATCGCGCGGGCCGACGGCGAGCTGGCCGCGTTCCGCGCCGTGCGCGGCGGTGAGGCGATCACCGAGGCGGAGAAGGTCGACGAGCAGGAGGACCTGGCGAACCTGCCGCTGGCCGGGGTGCCGGTGGCGGTCAAGGAGAACACTCCGGTCGCCGGCCTTCCCACCTGGAACGGCTCCGCCGCGGTGCGCACCGACGTGGCGGAGGCCGACCACGAGGTTGTGCGCCGCCTGCGCGGCGCCGGCGCGGTGATCCTCGGCGTGACCCGGATGCCCGAGCTGGGGCTGTGGGCACTCACCGACGACAACAGTGCGGTGACGCGCAATCCCTGGGACAGCGGGCGTACCCCCGGCGGCTCCTCCGGCGGTGCCGCCGCCGCGGTGGCCGCCGGGCTGGTGCCGATCGCGCACGGCAACGACGGCCTCGGGTCGATCCGGATCCCGGCGGCGTGCTGTGGGCTGGTCGGGCTCAAGCCCGGCCGGGGCGTGGTTCCGTGCCAGCTCGGCGCGGACGACTGGTTCGGCCTCACCGAGCACGGCATGTTGACCAGCACGGTGGCCGACGCGGCGGTCAGCTTCTCGGTGCTCGCCGGTCGGCGACCGGAGAAGCTGGTCCCGCCGCAGCGGCTGCGGGTGGGCGTCTCGCTGCGCTCCCCGGTGCGCGGTGTCTCGCCGGACGCACCCAACCGCGACGCGGTGGCCGCCGCCGGCCGGCTGCTGGCCGCCGCCGGGCACGACACCGTGCCGGCCGATCCGGTCTATCCGACCTCGCTCGGCCTGCAGGGCATCGCCACCTGGTTCGCCGCCGCGGCCGCCGACGTCCGGGCCGCCGGGCTGGACCGGCGCGACCTGCAACGGCGTACACGGCGCCACGTCGCGCTGGGCGAGTGGGCGCAGCGTCGCGGCTACGTCCGGGAGGCCGACCGGGCCGCCTGGCGGCAGCGGTCGACCGACTTCTTCACCGACCACTCCGTCGACCTGCTGCTCACCCCGGCGCTGGCCAGCGCGCCGCCGGAGGCGGCACGCTGGTCCGACCGGTCCTGGCGGGCGAACATGGCGGCCAACATCCGGTACGCCCCGTACGCGGCACCGTGGAACATCGCCGGTCTGCCGGCGATCGTGGTGCCGGTGGGTCGCCGCCCGGACGGGCTGCCCGTCGCCGTGCAGTTGGTCGGTCCGCCCGGCTCGGAGCTGCTGCTGCTCGGCGTGGCCGGTCAGTTCGAGATGGCCGCGCCGTGGTCCCGACACGCCCCCGGCTATCCCCGGGTCGGAACGGGGTCGCCGGCCACCGCATGA
- the greA gene encoding transcription elongation factor GreA produces MSTGNEAPATWLSQDAYDRLQAELDEHIANRPAIAAEINARREEGDLRENGGYHAAREEQGKAEGRIRYLQELLRTAKVGEAPTTDAVSPGMVVTIYFDDDTEDTETFLLGSREIAATTDLTVYSPESALGKAILGGRPGQTCTYTAPSGADIKVTVVSFEPFSG; encoded by the coding sequence GTGTCCACTGGCAACGAGGCGCCCGCCACCTGGCTGTCCCAGGACGCGTACGACCGCCTCCAGGCCGAGCTCGACGAGCACATCGCCAACCGCCCGGCAATCGCGGCGGAGATCAACGCCCGGCGCGAGGAGGGCGACCTGCGGGAGAACGGCGGCTACCACGCCGCCCGCGAGGAGCAGGGCAAGGCCGAGGGCCGGATCCGCTACCTGCAGGAGCTGCTGCGCACCGCGAAGGTCGGCGAGGCGCCGACGACGGACGCGGTGTCCCCCGGCATGGTGGTGACGATCTACTTCGACGACGACACCGAGGACACCGAGACCTTCCTGCTCGGCTCCCGTGAGATCGCGGCCACCACCGACCTGACCGTCTACAGCCCCGAGTCGGCGCTCGGCAAGGCGATCCTGGGCGGTCGGCCCGGGCAGACCTGCACCTACACGGCACCGAGCGGCGCCGACATCAAGGTGACAGTGGTCAGCTTCGAGCCGTTCTCCGGCTGA
- a CDS encoding DUF4328 domain-containing protein, translating to MSPEHHECQRCYTPFGQPSVTPGLPTYSVRGIGLAAGIAVGATAVLYLVAALAPLVGLVMARQARADGDPNLLLAAVVIEALMALPMVAAYLTAAVLVIIWTWRARKNIEAFPGSLPTLGAGWAIAGWLVPFANFVVPARVVANVARDSLWRRFTPDLVYVWWAAWLVFSVGERFVSRLDGRAYDKLPENPSTDADYQAYLDYYPDSLLRNAVPAVACVIAAGALIVLVRRISTMQEARIARAMPAWPTAASGWPTAAPGWPAPPVLGAPVPGEPVPTALPPTTPVSPQGAPESGGTIGA from the coding sequence ATGTCCCCCGAGCACCACGAATGCCAGCGTTGCTACACGCCGTTCGGTCAGCCCTCCGTCACTCCGGGGCTGCCGACCTACTCGGTACGCGGCATCGGCCTGGCTGCCGGCATCGCGGTCGGCGCGACCGCTGTGCTGTACCTCGTAGCGGCACTCGCTCCGCTGGTGGGGTTGGTGATGGCCCGGCAGGCCCGGGCCGACGGTGACCCGAATCTGCTGCTCGCCGCGGTGGTCATCGAGGCGCTGATGGCGCTGCCCATGGTGGCCGCGTACCTCACCGCCGCCGTGCTGGTGATCATCTGGACGTGGCGGGCGCGGAAGAACATCGAGGCGTTCCCGGGTTCGCTGCCGACGCTCGGGGCCGGCTGGGCGATCGCCGGCTGGCTGGTGCCGTTCGCGAACTTCGTGGTGCCGGCCCGGGTGGTGGCGAACGTGGCCCGGGACAGCCTCTGGCGGCGGTTCACGCCGGACCTGGTGTACGTCTGGTGGGCCGCCTGGTTGGTGTTCAGCGTCGGCGAGCGGTTTGTCAGTCGACTCGACGGCCGGGCGTACGACAAGCTGCCGGAGAACCCCTCCACCGACGCCGACTACCAGGCGTACCTCGACTACTACCCGGACTCTCTGCTCCGCAACGCCGTGCCCGCGGTGGCCTGTGTGATCGCCGCCGGGGCGCTGATCGTGCTGGTCCGGCGGATCTCCACCATGCAGGAGGCGCGCATCGCCCGCGCGATGCCGGCCTGGCCGACCGCCGCTTCGGGCTGGCCGACCGCCGCCCCGGGCTGGCCGGCGCCCCCGGTCCTCGGCGCGCCGGTGCCGGGCGAACCCGTGCCGACCGCGTTGCCTCCGACGACCCCGGTGTCGCCGCAGGGGGCGCCGGAGTCGGGTGGCACGATCGGGGCATGA
- the mca gene encoding mycothiol conjugate amidase Mca, with the protein MAEQLRLMAVHAHPDDESSKGAATMAKYVAEGVDVLVVTCTGGERGSVLNPKLDRPDVWANIGEIRRAEMDAARAILGVDQAWLGFVDSGLPEGDPLPPLPEGCFALQDVEVAAGPLVRLMREFRPHVVTTYDEEGGYPHPDHIMCHKVSVAAFDAAGDPERYPELGAPWQPLKLYYDIGFSKAKIMALHEGMLAAGQESPYEEWLKRWEDRPDKGPRITTRVECAEHFPVRDDALRAHATQVDPDGFWFHVPMELQQRAWPTEDFELARSVVDSPMPESDLFAGVRETAHAR; encoded by the coding sequence TTGGCAGAACAGCTGCGTCTCATGGCCGTCCACGCGCACCCGGACGACGAGTCGAGCAAGGGTGCGGCGACCATGGCGAAGTACGTCGCCGAGGGCGTGGATGTCCTGGTCGTGACGTGCACCGGCGGGGAGCGCGGCAGCGTGCTCAACCCCAAGCTCGACCGCCCCGACGTCTGGGCCAACATCGGTGAGATCCGCCGCGCCGAGATGGACGCCGCCCGGGCGATCCTCGGCGTCGACCAGGCCTGGCTCGGCTTCGTCGACTCCGGGCTGCCCGAGGGTGACCCGCTGCCGCCGCTGCCTGAGGGCTGCTTCGCCCTCCAGGACGTCGAGGTGGCCGCCGGCCCGCTGGTGCGGCTGATGCGCGAGTTCCGTCCGCACGTGGTCACCACGTACGACGAAGAGGGCGGCTACCCGCACCCCGACCACATCATGTGCCACAAGGTGAGCGTGGCCGCGTTCGATGCGGCCGGCGACCCGGAGCGCTACCCGGAGCTGGGCGCCCCGTGGCAGCCACTGAAGCTCTACTACGACATCGGCTTCTCCAAGGCCAAGATCATGGCCTTGCACGAGGGTATGCTGGCCGCCGGCCAGGAGTCGCCCTACGAGGAGTGGCTCAAGCGCTGGGAGGACCGGCCGGACAAGGGCCCCCGGATCACGACCCGGGTGGAGTGCGCCGAACACTTCCCGGTCCGCGACGACGCGCTGCGCGCCCACGCCACCCAGGTCGACCCGGACGGCTTCTGGTTCCACGTGCCGATGGAGCTCCAGCAGCGTGCCTGGCCGACGGAGGACTTCGAGCTCGCCCGTTCGGTGGTGGACAGCCCGATGCCCGAGTCCGATCTCTTCGCGGGAGTGCGGGAGACGGCGCACGCGCGCTGA
- a CDS encoding DUF4307 domain-containing protein, giving the protein MTETHATISPDAPVFPPGRYGRRRATGGRRRRTMLAALVLLVLVGALSLISFRLYRQYGDPVYDAQVITYTDITDNQVLVDFRVTVPPGGSAVCALRARDRAGAEVAHEEVTVTAEPGDRHVTARHRLTTTARPFIGEVLRCRAPA; this is encoded by the coding sequence GTGACCGAGACGCACGCCACAATTTCACCGGACGCGCCGGTTTTCCCACCCGGCCGCTACGGCCGCCGTCGGGCGACCGGTGGCAGGCGCCGCCGCACCATGCTGGCCGCGCTGGTGCTGCTGGTGCTGGTGGGAGCGCTGAGCCTGATCTCGTTCCGGCTCTACCGGCAGTACGGCGACCCCGTCTACGACGCCCAGGTGATCACCTACACCGACATCACGGACAATCAGGTGCTGGTCGACTTCCGGGTGACCGTGCCACCGGGCGGATCGGCGGTCTGCGCGCTGCGCGCACGCGACCGCGCCGGCGCCGAGGTGGCCCACGAGGAGGTCACGGTGACCGCCGAGCCGGGTGACCGGCACGTGACCGCGCGGCACCGCCTGACCACCACCGCGCGGCCGTTCATCGGCGAGGTGCTGCGCTGCCGAGCCCCGGCCTGA
- a CDS encoding HIT family protein codes for MSGCVFCGIVAGEVPAFRVADEPDGVAFLDTRPVFAGHVLVVPRVHLVTLAELPADLLPGYFALVQRLAVAVETGLGAGGTFVAMNNKVSQSVPHLHTHVVPRTRGDGLRGFFWPRTRYTSDQDARDIAARVADALPRPHRRPDSSLGG; via the coding sequence ATGAGCGGGTGCGTGTTCTGCGGAATCGTGGCCGGCGAGGTGCCCGCGTTCCGGGTGGCCGACGAGCCGGACGGGGTGGCGTTCCTGGACACCCGCCCGGTCTTCGCGGGGCACGTGCTGGTGGTCCCCCGGGTCCACCTGGTGACCCTGGCCGAGCTGCCGGCCGACCTGCTGCCGGGCTACTTCGCGCTGGTCCAGCGACTGGCGGTGGCGGTGGAGACCGGTCTGGGAGCCGGTGGGACGTTCGTGGCGATGAACAACAAGGTGTCCCAATCGGTGCCGCACCTGCACACCCATGTCGTCCCCCGGACCAGGGGGGACGGGCTGCGCGGGTTCTTCTGGCCGCGTACCCGCTACACCAGCGATCAGGACGCCCGGGACATCGCGGCCCGGGTGGCCGACGCCCTGCCGCGCCCGCACCGCCGGCCTGACTCCAGCCTGGGCGGGTAA